One Deinococcus cellulosilyticus NBRC 106333 = KACC 11606 genomic window carries:
- a CDS encoding M48 family metallopeptidase translates to MTRAIMLQGQRIPYVLKRSARKTIGLKVASGKLEVSVPKAVTVKLVEQILQEKQQWILQKVQETHGANWELQDGLSGFVAGQPVTFRIVERVGVVQQGTDLLISSVDPKAALKSFLIRKGPELLASRVQFWAEKIEVKPVKLRVTRAQRRWGSMNAKGVLALSVGTLLLEPELLDYVIVHELCHLHHLNHSAEYWACVERFLPDFESRHMRVKQQGGILGGLF, encoded by the coding sequence ATGACCCGGGCCATCATGTTGCAGGGACAGCGCATCCCCTATGTTCTCAAACGTTCTGCGCGCAAAACCATCGGCCTGAAGGTGGCCAGCGGAAAACTGGAGGTGTCCGTTCCGAAAGCCGTGACCGTCAAATTAGTGGAGCAGATCCTGCAGGAAAAACAGCAGTGGATTCTGCAGAAAGTTCAGGAAACCCACGGGGCCAACTGGGAATTGCAAGACGGACTTTCCGGGTTTGTGGCCGGGCAGCCTGTGACTTTCCGCATTGTGGAAAGAGTAGGCGTGGTCCAGCAGGGCACAGACCTGCTGATCTCTTCTGTGGACCCCAAAGCCGCCCTGAAAAGTTTCCTGATCCGCAAAGGACCTGAACTGCTTGCCTCAAGGGTCCAATTCTGGGCCGAAAAAATCGAAGTGAAACCTGTGAAGCTCCGGGTGACCCGTGCACAGCGTCGCTGGGGCAGCATGAACGCAAAAGGGGTTCTGGCCCTGTCTGTGGGCACTTTGTTGCTGGAACCCGAACTGCTGGATTACGTGATTGTGCACGAGCTGTGTCACCTGCACCACCTGAACCACAGTGCAGAGTACTGGGCGTGTGTGGAGCGCTTTCTGCCCGATTTTGAAAGCCGCCACATGCGGGTCAAACAGCAGGGTGGCATTCTGGGTGGGCTCTTCTGA